The following is a genomic window from Prunus persica cultivar Lovell chromosome G7, Prunus_persica_NCBIv2, whole genome shotgun sequence.
TTCCTGACCGTTAATGGAATCAAGTCATGTTTCCTAAGGAAGTGGAAGAATTACTCAGTGATTCTTTCACCCGGTTCGCCGCCTAAGATCTTAACCCAAAACCTCCTTGATAGATAAATAAGAAGTTCCATGTCAACATTTTGAATACATAACAAGAAAAATGCAATTCCACGTATACACAATTGTCTAGTGGTTAgaacaatttatttatttttggttcaaTCTCGTTTTGTCTCAGACTAAACTTTGTGTTTCTTCAAGTTTTCGTAcaatttcttccatgtatGGCCTTTCCCGTTCACTTGGAGCTGTACATCTAACAGCTATGGACAATACATTTCGAAATTCAGAGGAAACATAAGCCCCATTTAAACGTGGATCCGCCATGCCACTTATACTTGCTCCTTTTAGTATTGCTTCCCTTGCCTGTACGAATTGCAACACATCAATTAGGCTAGCTACATTATTTCATCACTGATAGACTATATTTGGGATTTAGAGCAAACCTCCTCAACCAcagattttgatttctttcctGTCAAAACTTGAAGCAGAACAACCCCGAAATCGAAGACGTCGTTTTTTATGGTTTGTAGCCCTTTTGTTTCATTAGGCTTGCAGTTTGAGAAGTTGGAGTCTAAAATCTTGGCTTCAAGTTTCTCATTCAGAAATATGTTTGATAACTGAGCCATCAGCCAAGCAATGCAAGTGCATGGTCATTGGTTAGTAATAACCTCTCAAACTCAAAAGACTAGAGACCATATCATTTGAATATTAAGTactaaatcaaattaaattaccTTTAAATCTCCATGAACCATTTTAGCCAAGGCATTGGCATGGAGAAAACATAAACCCCGAGCAatgccaatcgatatctgcATTCGATGTTCCCATGTCAAGATTAGTGTCTTCCCATTACCTGCTAGAAAATGTGACTGCATAAATGCACATAAATGGCACAAGAGTAGAATCATCAAATTATCAACACAAGAGGCAATCATTTGATTGTAGGTTAAACCTTACCAAGAAGCCAGCCTGCTAGGTTACCATTTACGCAATACTCATAAACAAGACAGTGCTCTCCTGTATCACAATATCCCAAAGTGGTCACCACATTAGGATGCCTTATCTTGGCTTTCCTTATTACCTCTTCGCCgaaattttgaactttaatGATCCCCTGATTAAGTCTCTTAATTGTTGTTGGCATTCCACTAGGCATTATCCCAACATAGAATTTCCCTGAAAGAATCTGTGTGTTTCAGCTGTAACCCAATTTTGAGTGTTCTGaattaaatcatatatatatattgatcaGTCAGCATCATATGGTTCATAATTCATACCAAGTGTTGCCTCTCCAATCAAGTTTGAATCATCAAAATGGTTGGTAGCTTTCAACACTTCATCTTGTGAGAATAGGTAAAGACCAGAGCAGTTAAAGAAACTCCTGGATTCTTCCTCTACCGTCTTCTTGGAGACTAAAACCGCAACAACAAACATATATGAGtctttcttcttaattttcGATCTTCGGAAGAGGCTAATTAAAAGAATGCTCACCAGATAGGATTTCGATATCTTTTTTGCTTGCATATTGCAGTTGCTTCCTGGTTATCTTATAAAGAATTGGAGTTATAATCACCAGTGCTGCCGCCAGGATTACTATGGCAAGAAGCTTCTTGGAACCCAGGATATGAGCTTTTATACATTTGTTATTAGTTGTGTTAGAACTAAATAGGATGACATGCAActatagaaacaaaaagaacaacaTTGAAGGTAACCTCTTTTATGCTACCTTTGTTTTGATTCGGTGTAGGGCCTATAGGCCATGGAGACTCTGCAGAAACACAggaataaaattaacaatctGTGAAACAACATAATTAATGCTTCACATACCAGGATATGGATCATATCTTACTTATTTCATtccacaaacaagaaaaagttcCGCGAACCAAGTTTGGGGATTGAGCATCTGAGCTAGCAAGACTAACAAGTAGAGCTTCAGCGCACCTGTTACCTGatctatttctttcttttagagCTTGCAATGATTGCTTATAAGAAACAACACAATCGAAACATGCTTCATCGCTATGATTACTGCTGGATAAGCCTTTACAATTGGACCGTAAAGCGTTGTACATGTCAACCCCAAGAAGACCAATGACTGAATCAACATTGTTTGAGCACAGGTTTGGTGTTGAAGAAGAGATAAAATCTTGGAGATCACAGTTGTTAATATTGGTTCTGTGGTGAAGGTTTTGGAATATGTTGGTGCAATTCTGAGCTTCAGCAAACTCAAGGAATATGGATCTAGATTGACTAGCTTTTATAGTCATTGCTTGGTATAGAGATTGAAGCGCAGAGCTGCAACATGACTGCATTACTAAAGGTGTGAAAGAACCTTCTGCTAGGTCAAAGCACTGGCTTTGGGCTTCATAAGGGAATCTGGTAAAATCCAATGTGCAAGTACCTGgtggaaaaacagaaaaaataaaaaaaactaagtgATATTAAGAAATTGTATATATCCCATGTATCTATGTTGTTATTGGTATTGGTTTTGCATATGCTTACTTGAACTAATCATGTGGGGCTTGCAAAGAAGTGTGAATAAGAATAGGAAAATAAAGGGAGTGGCCATTGTGTTGTGATGTGAGCACTGCTTTGAGGTTTCTGGGCTGAACCTTTTTTGTACCACAGAAACTTGAGGGAAAATGATATTTAGAATCCTCTAGGAATTAATGTGATAAATATGACCCCTCGAATTGATATTTGAAGTATATTGATTATATATCAGCAGAGCATCTCAATGTTATGGCCTAAAAGATGGATAATCCTTTGAGGTGTAGACAAGTACTTTGACTCAGTCTGAGAATTCTTTGAGAATGgcattttgtttcttggaaGATCGTGTCCTCAGCCGGCTGGATGGATGGGAGTAAGTTTGTAAAGTGTGGCCGTGTGTGAGCTCATAAATTCATCTTTGAAAGGGTTGAAAGGCTTCAgtccaaacaaaaagaattgaagagagaatgaaaatttgaaaaggtTTCTTGACCTTTGACCAATCATGCAAAGAGAAAGATATAATCGATTTGTTACTTTCTTGCcaatatgtaatatatatgtcatctgattttgttgtttgttctTGTATTCATTTGAAAGAGTCAAATAAAGTAGGGCAAATTTTCATATAtgctcaaattttttattttttattttttttaatatgaagatATTTATAAGGAAGTAGTAGTACAACTCTAaataaacatgaaataaaTCTTAATTACAATATGACTAAATTAACtgataagaaattaaaattctaACTAAGTAAAAACTCGCCAACAAAAACATTATAATCTTATAATCTTAATTATGTACTATGTTGCAGTCCAAAATACTATATGACTACAAGAAAGAAACCACTAGCCGGGCCCTATGGGTAGAAGTTTGGGCTTTTGAATCCGTTAAAGGCTTCCTTTCATGACATACATTGTCAACTAAGCCCGAGGCCTGatgtacataaataagaaGGCCCGACATGTAAGTCCATTATCAACAAGTCTAAGAATGATTATTCTGAAATCGT
Proteins encoded in this region:
- the LOC18770536 gene encoding PTI1-like tyrosine-protein kinase At3g15890 — translated: MTIKASQSRSIFLEFAEAQNCTNIFQNLHHRTNINNCDLQDFISSSTPNLCSNNVDSVIGLLGVDMYNALRSNCKGLSSSNHSDEACFDCVVSYKQSLQALKERNRSESPWPIGPTPNQNKVSKKTVEEESRSFFNCSGLYLFSQDEVLKATNHFDDSNLIGEATLGKFYVGIMPSGMPTTIKRLNQGIIKVQNFGEEVIRKAKIRHPNVVTTLGYCDTGEHCLVYEYCVNGNLAGWLLGKSHFLAGNGKTLILTWEHRMQISIGIARGLCFLHANALAKMVHGDLKLSNIFLNEKLEAKILDSNFSNCKPNETKGLQTIKNDVFDFGVVLLQVLTGKKSKSVVEEAREAILKGASISGMADPRLNGAYVSSEFRNVLSIAVRCTAPSERERPYMEEIRQDEDGDVDRKLDSKPSFKRSSSSNKKDECQALGMKQKYEWIDLSPDARPLLVFINKRSGAQRGNSLRQRLNILLNPVQGLISLPS